From Candidatus Neomarinimicrobiota bacterium, the proteins below share one genomic window:
- a CDS encoding HD domain-containing protein produces the protein MTRNELKKVEAFKANSPVASVLMIREITLRRTRDGKPYLDLVLGDMTGRINAKVWEQGKELAEILKTGLPVGVRGQCEEYLGTLQLIVSSIKPLSSQDLEEMGISWEHFFPATKRDRELMWESVLNAISVMEDPWLKELTMAICKDHEQKIKNHPASLKLHHAYVGGFLEHVYTMVTLAETAADVYPVNRDLLISGIILHDIGKLEELNGFPDNFYTDEGNFIGHTVQGYSLIQDYIRKTEGFPEMTALKLKHIILAHQGEYEYQAPKKPAFDEALLVHYIDELDARMNMMKQIREEDLSEGIWTSNRNYFRIPILKEEDHDE, from the coding sequence ATGACACGGAATGAGCTGAAGAAAGTGGAAGCGTTCAAGGCCAACAGTCCTGTGGCTTCCGTGCTGATGATACGGGAAATAACCCTGAGACGGACCCGGGACGGCAAGCCCTACCTGGATCTGGTATTGGGGGATATGACCGGACGGATCAATGCCAAGGTGTGGGAGCAGGGAAAGGAACTCGCCGAAATTCTGAAAACCGGCCTTCCTGTGGGGGTCCGTGGACAGTGCGAAGAGTACCTGGGAACCCTCCAGCTGATTGTTTCTTCCATTAAACCCCTGAGCTCCCAGGATCTGGAGGAGATGGGCATTTCATGGGAACACTTTTTTCCGGCGACAAAAAGGGACCGGGAACTGATGTGGGAATCGGTTTTAAATGCCATATCCGTCATGGAGGATCCCTGGCTGAAAGAACTGACCATGGCTATATGCAAGGATCATGAACAAAAGATAAAAAACCATCCTGCCAGCCTGAAACTCCACCATGCCTATGTAGGCGGTTTCCTGGAACATGTGTATACCATGGTGACTCTTGCCGAAACTGCCGCCGATGTGTATCCGGTGAACAGGGATCTTCTCATCAGCGGTATTATCCTCCATGATATCGGCAAACTTGAAGAACTGAACGGCTTTCCCGATAATTTTTACACCGATGAAGGGAATTTTATCGGACATACCGTCCAGGGGTACAGTCTGATCCAGGATTATATCCGGAAAACTGAGGGATTTCCGGAAATGACAGCCCTGAAATTGAAACATATCATTTTGGCCCATCAGGGGGAATATGAATACCAGGCTCCTAAAAAACCGGCTTTCGATGAAGCTTTGCTTGTCCATTATATTGATGAACTGGATGCCCGCATGAATATGATGAAACAAATTCGGGAGGAAGACCTTTCCGAAGGCATCTGGACCAGTAACCGGAATTACTTCCGGATACCCATACTGAAAGAGGAGGATCATGACGAATAG
- the rsxA gene encoding electron transport complex subunit RsxA, whose translation MELLVIFISAAIVNNFVLSQFLGICPFVGVSKRVDSAVSMGMAVTFVMTITAVVTWLIYHLLLVPYNLEILQYVSFILVIASLVQLVEMFIRKVSKPLYDALGIFLPLITTNCAILGLALIAVLREYSFMESLIYGIGAGAGFTLALVIMAGIREELELADVPRHFQGAGITMIIAGSLALAFMGFAGLI comes from the coding sequence ATGGAACTACTGGTAATTTTTATCTCAGCCGCAATTGTCAATAATTTTGTCCTCAGCCAGTTTCTGGGAATCTGTCCCTTTGTGGGCGTCTCAAAACGGGTGGATTCAGCGGTCAGCATGGGGATGGCGGTCACATTCGTCATGACCATTACAGCTGTGGTCACCTGGCTGATATATCACCTTTTACTGGTCCCCTACAATCTTGAGATTCTCCAGTATGTCTCTTTCATCCTGGTGATCGCTTCCCTGGTCCAACTGGTGGAAATGTTTATCCGGAAGGTTAGCAAGCCCCTTTATGATGCCCTGGGCATTTTTCTCCCCCTGATCACCACCAATTGTGCCATATTGGGACTCGCACTCATTGCAGTTCTCAGGGAATACAGCTTTATGGAAAGTCTTATATATGGAATTGGCGCCGGTGCAGGCTTTACCCTGGCGCTGGTAATTATGGCAGGAATCCGTGAAGAACTGGAACTGGCGGATGTCCCCCGACATTTTCAGGGAGCCGGCATCACCATGATCATTGCCGGAAGTCTTGCCCTGGCCTTTATGGGATTTGCAGGATTAATATAG
- a CDS encoding glycosyltransferase: MTGRIIHIDTAKSWRGGQQQAAYLHEGLLHRKIDSLMVCPEHSAMALWCRERRYPVQTLPLCCEADIVSALRLARTVKRSGRCILHAHNAHAMTLALMAKLRVKKQAAVIASRRVDFPLKSHSWAQWKYRTSLLDGIICVSHEIQRVMLHQGISENTLRVIPSGIDIHTSDTLKQSPAFREEWHIPTDHKIVCTVAAMTSEKDYPTFLEAARRVIQAYPKVHFMAVGDGKQLASIKALAGHKGLQDHLVFTGFRRDVGWFLKNSDLFVLASKKEGLGTSILDAEAAGLAVIGTDAGGIPEVIHHGENGLIVPRQNPEALSLAILSLLRDDEKRKEFGKKSLDLVRNFDIGLTVEKHIGLYEEILKKY, translated from the coding sequence ATGACGGGACGGATCATTCACATCGACACGGCAAAAAGCTGGCGAGGGGGGCAGCAGCAGGCCGCATATCTCCATGAAGGACTCCTTCACAGGAAAATCGATTCCCTGATGGTTTGTCCGGAACATTCGGCCATGGCTTTGTGGTGCCGGGAACGCCGGTATCCTGTTCAAACCCTTCCCCTGTGTTGTGAAGCAGATATTGTGTCTGCCCTGCGACTGGCACGGACTGTCAAAAGATCCGGACGGTGTATCCTTCATGCCCACAATGCCCATGCCATGACCCTAGCCCTCATGGCCAAATTGCGGGTAAAAAAACAGGCAGCCGTCATCGCTTCCCGGCGTGTTGATTTTCCCCTGAAAAGCCATTCATGGGCCCAGTGGAAATACCGAACATCCCTCCTGGACGGGATTATCTGTGTCAGTCATGAGATCCAACGTGTCATGCTGCATCAGGGAATTTCTGAAAACACACTGAGAGTCATTCCCTCAGGTATTGATATTCACACATCTGATACCCTGAAACAAAGTCCGGCTTTCCGCGAGGAATGGCATATTCCTACAGATCACAAGATTGTTTGCACTGTGGCGGCCATGACCAGTGAAAAAGATTATCCCACCTTTCTTGAAGCGGCAAGGCGGGTGATACAGGCATATCCCAAAGTACATTTCATGGCAGTAGGGGATGGAAAACAGTTGGCGTCTATCAAGGCACTCGCCGGTCATAAAGGATTACAGGATCACCTGGTATTTACCGGATTCAGGCGGGATGTGGGTTGGTTCCTGAAAAACAGCGATCTTTTTGTCCTGGCATCGAAAAAGGAGGGACTGGGAACCTCGATCCTGGATGCAGAGGCTGCCGGATTGGCCGTGATTGGCACCGATGCAGGTGGAATCCCGGAAGTAATACATCATGGAGAAAACGGACTGATTGTCCCCCGGCAAAATCCCGAAGCCCTCTCACTTGCCATTCTGTCTCTCCTTCGGGATGATGAAAAAAGAAAGGAATTTGGGAAAAAGAGTCTGGATCTTGTCCGGAACTTTGATATTGGGTTAACCGTGGAAAAACATATCGGCTTATATGAAGAAATCCTTAAAAAATATTGA
- a CDS encoding RnfABCDGE type electron transport complex subunit D yields the protein MSERMEKNEKTTSDQSAEVSEKPKKEAPAPKPKKDPRDRLYKPKGRPLTMASSPYSQTKDNVPKIMWCVSLALTPAVIGAVVFFGLKAVFMISTSILAAMVTELVITRIRKQPDTLDDGSAFLTGLLLALTLPPTFPVSGCVLGSIFAIAIGKQIFGGLGCNIFNPALLGRAFLQASFPVKMTTWVLPRYADMNAYTGAVSPDAITGATPLGLLKYEKIFTHLKPLLIGNVGGSLGETSALALLAGGIFLLILRHADWRIPVGFLGSVAVFGGIFWMVDPATYPSPLFHLLSGGLLLGAFFMATDMVTSPITIKGTWIYSVGAGLILVIIRLFGGLPEGVMYSILLMNGLTPLINRFTRPKFFGEARA from the coding sequence ATGAGTGAACGGATGGAAAAAAACGAAAAAACAACATCTGATCAGTCTGCCGAAGTGTCGGAAAAGCCCAAAAAAGAAGCTCCGGCACCCAAGCCCAAAAAAGACCCGCGGGACCGTTTATACAAACCCAAGGGGCGGCCACTGACCATGGCATCTTCGCCCTATTCCCAGACAAAAGATAATGTCCCGAAAATCATGTGGTGTGTTAGCCTGGCCCTGACACCGGCAGTGATCGGCGCCGTGGTCTTTTTTGGATTGAAAGCTGTTTTTATGATCAGTACATCCATTTTAGCGGCCATGGTGACGGAACTGGTCATTACCCGTATCCGCAAACAACCGGATACACTGGATGATGGAAGCGCCTTTCTGACAGGTCTTTTACTGGCGTTAACCCTGCCTCCCACCTTCCCTGTTTCAGGTTGTGTGTTGGGCTCGATCTTTGCCATCGCCATCGGAAAACAGATTTTTGGCGGACTCGGATGCAATATTTTTAATCCGGCGCTGCTGGGGCGTGCCTTTTTACAGGCCAGTTTCCCTGTAAAAATGACAACATGGGTCTTACCCCGCTATGCAGACATGAACGCCTATACCGGTGCCGTATCCCCAGATGCCATTACAGGAGCAACGCCTTTGGGACTTCTGAAATATGAAAAGATCTTTACTCATCTCAAACCCCTGCTCATAGGCAATGTGGGGGGATCCCTGGGAGAAACTTCCGCCCTGGCTCTCCTGGCCGGTGGCATTTTTCTGCTGATACTCCGGCATGCCGACTGGCGGATTCCCGTGGGATTTCTGGGAAGTGTGGCCGTTTTCGGCGGCATTTTCTGGATGGTAGATCCCGCCACTTATCCCAGTCCCCTCTTCCATCTCCTTTCCGGCGGACTTTTGCTGGGTGCCTTTTTTATGGCTACGGACATGGTCACATCACCTATCACCATCAAAGGGACCTGGATTTACAGTGTCGGAGCCGGATTGATCCTGGTCATCATCCGCCTTTTCGGTGGCCTGCCGGAAGGTGTGATGTATTCCATCCTGCTCATGAACGGATTGACACCTCTCATTAACCGATTTACACGACCGAAATTTTTTGGGGAGGCTCGCGCATGA
- the rsxC gene encoding electron transport complex subunit RsxC yields the protein MKLRTFKKGIHPGEYKEFSHDKKIEQMPLPEQVYIPLQQHIGAPCEPLVKKGDTVKTGQVIGRSSAYVSAPVHASITGIVKAVDKFPHPLGMRVEMVHIERTGDEDDWELLSIPENWEKAPRVELIKLINEAGIVGMGGAAFPTHVKLNPPADKKIDSFILNGVECEPYLTSDHRLMVEYTDQILAGMNIIMSLLKVENGYIGIENNKPDAIEMMSKRVKDLGYSFQVVPLEVKYPQGAEKMLIESVLHRKVPAGGLPMDVGVVVNNVATAKAVADAVLEGKPLVERVTTVTGDGIVHPKNLLTRIGAPFNDLVEFCGGVKDETTMVFMGGPMMGQAQYDLSVPVIKAAGGIVCNTSKMITMVEHFPCIRCGACVDACPMYLLPTKLAKLTEHKKYEEAEKLGIQNCIECGSCAFSCPAHIPLVQWLRVGKMRVSELKRKQKAS from the coding sequence TTGAAATTACGAACATTCAAAAAAGGCATACATCCGGGGGAGTACAAGGAATTCAGTCATGACAAGAAAATTGAGCAAATGCCTCTTCCGGAGCAGGTGTATATTCCTTTACAGCAACACATCGGAGCCCCATGTGAACCGCTTGTCAAAAAGGGAGATACGGTAAAGACCGGGCAGGTTATCGGCCGGAGCAGTGCGTATGTTTCCGCCCCGGTCCATGCCAGTATCACCGGGATTGTAAAAGCCGTAGATAAATTTCCCCATCCCCTGGGCATGCGGGTGGAAATGGTTCATATTGAGCGAACGGGGGATGAAGACGACTGGGAATTGCTTTCCATACCGGAGAACTGGGAAAAAGCTCCACGTGTGGAACTGATCAAATTGATCAATGAAGCTGGGATTGTAGGGATGGGAGGCGCCGCCTTTCCTACCCATGTAAAACTTAATCCTCCCGCTGACAAAAAAATCGATTCATTTATCCTGAATGGTGTGGAATGTGAACCGTATCTGACATCAGACCACCGGCTGATGGTTGAATACACAGATCAGATACTGGCCGGCATGAACATCATCATGTCCCTTCTGAAGGTGGAGAACGGGTATATCGGCATCGAAAACAACAAACCCGATGCTATTGAGATGATGAGCAAACGTGTAAAGGATCTGGGTTACAGTTTTCAGGTTGTACCGCTGGAGGTTAAATATCCCCAGGGAGCAGAAAAAATGCTCATTGAATCGGTCCTGCACCGGAAAGTCCCGGCCGGCGGACTCCCCATGGACGTGGGTGTCGTAGTGAACAATGTGGCCACTGCCAAAGCCGTGGCAGATGCCGTATTAGAGGGAAAACCCCTGGTGGAACGGGTTACAACGGTAACGGGAGACGGGATTGTCCACCCAAAAAACCTGCTTACCCGCATTGGAGCACCTTTCAATGACCTGGTGGAATTTTGTGGGGGTGTAAAGGATGAAACCACCATGGTTTTCATGGGCGGCCCCATGATGGGACAGGCACAATACGATTTATCAGTCCCCGTGATCAAAGCGGCAGGAGGAATTGTCTGTAACACCTCGAAAATGATCACCATGGTAGAGCACTTCCCCTGCATCCGTTGTGGTGCCTGCGTGGATGCGTGTCCCATGTACCTGCTCCCCACCAAACTGGCAAAATTGACCGAACATAAGAAATATGAAGAGGCGGAAAAACTGGGGATTCAGAACTGCATTGAATGTGGATCCTGCGCCTTTTCATGTCCGGCTCACATTCCCCTTGTCCAATGGCTCCGCGTGGGAAAAATGCGCGTCTCCGAATTAAAACGTAAACAAAAAGCATCATAA
- a CDS encoding glycosyltransferase family 9 protein: MKKSLKNIEPEHILIIQTAFIGDVIMSTPLIQAVCDQWPDAEVDILTRPESAILFSKHPRIRRIYTLDKSGHQSKYESFMDRVRELRPNKYDVAFSIQSSLTSSLLMLLCRIKIRVGFYRQKFINVKIYPPKGLHIRQRYMAMIEPFTDKTYSDETHLYLGMKDKQKADDLVGKINKNRKILIGFAPGSVRETKKWPASYWTELFILLKDKGYDIVFIGSPSERELCATIIHNAGLEAWNAAGELNLLESAALIHKLDLLVCNDSAPLHMGNAVNTPVYAFFGPTVKAFGCYPYREHDKILERDLPCRPCGKHGHDQCPLRHFKCMMEQYPLEIAQLIFERFTHESKT; this comes from the coding sequence ATGAAGAAATCCTTAAAAAATATTGAACCGGAACATATTTTGATCATTCAGACCGCCTTTATTGGGGATGTGATCATGTCCACCCCTTTGATACAGGCGGTGTGTGACCAGTGGCCGGATGCCGAAGTAGATATTCTCACCCGGCCTGAATCGGCAATTCTCTTTTCAAAACATCCGAGGATTCGGCGGATCTATACCCTGGATAAATCCGGGCATCAGAGTAAATATGAATCCTTTATGGACAGGGTCCGTGAACTCCGTCCCAATAAATATGATGTGGCATTTTCCATTCAAAGCAGCCTTACATCTTCGCTTCTCATGCTTCTGTGCCGGATAAAAATCCGGGTGGGGTTTTACAGGCAAAAATTCATCAACGTGAAAATCTATCCTCCCAAAGGACTTCATATCCGGCAACGGTACATGGCCATGATAGAACCTTTTACTGATAAGACCTATTCCGATGAGACTCACCTGTATCTGGGAATGAAAGACAAACAAAAGGCAGATGATCTTGTAGGTAAAATCAATAAAAATCGGAAAATTTTAATTGGATTTGCCCCGGGATCGGTCCGTGAAACCAAGAAATGGCCTGCGTCTTACTGGACGGAATTGTTCATCCTTTTGAAAGATAAGGGATATGACATTGTGTTTATCGGAAGTCCGTCTGAACGGGAACTTTGCGCGACCATCATCCACAATGCAGGATTGGAAGCCTGGAATGCCGCCGGTGAGCTGAACCTTCTGGAATCTGCGGCGCTGATTCACAAACTGGACCTGTTGGTCTGTAACGACAGTGCTCCCCTGCACATGGGGAATGCGGTCAATACACCGGTGTATGCCTTTTTTGGACCAACGGTGAAAGCTTTTGGCTGTTACCCTTACCGGGAGCACGATAAAATACTGGAACGGGATCTGCCATGTCGTCCCTGTGGAAAACACGGCCATGATCAGTGTCCCCTCCGGCATTTCAAATGCATGATGGAACAATATCCCCTTGAAATTGCCCAACTGATTTTTGAAAGGTTTACGCATGAATCCAAAACCTGA
- a CDS encoding electron transport complex subunit E, which translates to MAKQVSLIEDFTKGIWKENPILIALLGLCPTLAVTISVENGLAMGLAASFVLICSSTLISLLRNMIPKQVRIASFIVIIATFVTIADRYLAAFYPEISKNLGPFIPLIIVNCMILGRQEAFASKNGVGRSILDALGMGLGFTLVLLILSAIRELLGSGTILGYQIMWDSFSPWMVMILPPGAFLTLGLMIGASNWINDRRAR; encoded by the coding sequence ATGGCAAAACAAGTATCACTGATAGAAGATTTTACCAAGGGTATCTGGAAAGAGAATCCCATTCTGATTGCCCTTTTGGGACTCTGTCCGACCCTTGCTGTCACCATATCCGTTGAGAACGGACTGGCCATGGGGCTGGCAGCCTCATTTGTCTTAATCTGCTCAAGCACCCTGATTTCCCTTCTCAGAAACATGATTCCCAAACAGGTCCGGATCGCCAGTTTTATCGTGATCATCGCGACCTTTGTCACCATTGCAGACCGCTACCTGGCAGCTTTTTATCCGGAAATCAGCAAAAATCTGGGACCCTTTATTCCCCTGATTATTGTGAATTGCATGATTCTGGGCCGTCAGGAGGCCTTTGCGTCGAAAAACGGAGTGGGACGATCCATCCTAGATGCCCTGGGTATGGGACTCGGATTTACCCTGGTGCTTTTGATACTCAGTGCCATCCGTGAGCTTCTGGGGTCAGGGACGATTCTGGGATACCAGATTATGTGGGATTCTTTCAGCCCGTGGATGGTAATGATCCTGCCGCCGGGGGCTTTCCTTACACTGGGACTCATGATCGGCGCTTCAAACTGGATCAATGACAGGAGGGCACGCTGA
- a CDS encoding ECF transporter S component, whose amino-acid sequence MTNSYAHFERNRRVVETGVFLALFWGLGYAFLYVPNVEFILFVAFLSGLLLGWIRGVFVAFLGELVFSVANPMGSGLAYPPMLAAQLLGFILVASAGFWLRPVIRGIRQEKKILISLFGAGGLLLTFVYDSLTSLAFPLASGFTGAQIWAAYLSGLPFYGIHILSNTLIFAILGPVLVQFVTKKYPHYLAS is encoded by the coding sequence ATGACGAATAGTTATGCGCATTTTGAACGAAACCGCCGTGTTGTGGAGACAGGTGTATTTTTAGCCTTGTTTTGGGGACTTGGATATGCCTTTTTGTACGTGCCCAATGTGGAATTTATTCTTTTCGTTGCATTTTTAAGTGGTCTTCTCCTGGGATGGATCCGGGGTGTCTTTGTCGCTTTTCTGGGAGAACTGGTGTTTTCCGTTGCCAATCCCATGGGGAGTGGACTCGCTTATCCCCCAATGTTGGCCGCACAATTGCTGGGATTTATCCTGGTCGCTTCTGCAGGTTTCTGGCTTCGGCCGGTGATCCGGGGCATCCGGCAAGAAAAAAAAATACTCATATCTCTATTTGGAGCAGGCGGATTGCTTTTGACTTTTGTCTATGACAGCCTGACAAGTCTGGCTTTTCCCCTGGCTTCCGGCTTTACCGGTGCCCAAATATGGGCGGCTTACCTTTCCGGGCTCCCCTTTTACGGCATCCATATTCTATCCAATACCCTGATATTTGCCATCTTAGGCCCTGTTTTGGTTCAGTTTGTCACTAAAAAATATCCCCACTATCTGGCTTCATGA
- the anmK gene encoding anhydro-N-acetylmuramic acid kinase AnmK, translating to MDLQTLMQKKGMIRTAGLMTGTSMDGLDICVADIDLTRKGLRHEVIFSDSVPFPSELKQRIRESLAGRVPEMCALHYDLGRFYAHEVAESLKRHKIPSVDLIGTHGQTLHHISGHSTLQIGEPSFLAQTLNVPVISDFRAADIAAGGTGAPLIPAVDLWLFQKADTGRCLLNIGGVANISLIPPSDSHMPVLGFDTGPGMGLLDEQYHQLYEGPYDIDGEKAREGTIHQAILDAWKKHPFILKKPPKSTGRDEFGMEWLHEHRQELEQLDGSSRLATLAALTADTIAESVLKYRDLYKITELLAGGGGSRHPVIMNRLKEKLPGIQVRSVEDAGVDPDSKEALGFAILALACIRRIPGNIPSVTGAQKAVVLGKITS from the coding sequence ATGGACTTACAGACACTCATGCAGAAAAAAGGGATGATCCGGACGGCCGGCCTGATGACGGGGACATCCATGGACGGGTTGGATATTTGTGTGGCGGATATTGATCTGACCCGGAAGGGACTCCGGCATGAGGTAATATTCAGCGACTCGGTTCCTTTTCCTTCCGAATTAAAACAGAGGATCCGGGAAAGTTTAGCAGGACGTGTTCCCGAAATGTGTGCCCTCCATTATGATCTGGGCCGTTTTTATGCCCATGAAGTGGCGGAAAGTCTGAAACGGCACAAGATTCCTTCTGTGGATTTAATCGGGACTCACGGACAGACCCTGCATCACATCAGCGGTCATTCTACCCTTCAGATTGGTGAACCCTCCTTTTTGGCCCAAACCCTGAATGTCCCTGTGATTTCCGATTTCAGGGCGGCGGATATTGCGGCAGGGGGGACGGGGGCACCTTTGATCCCGGCAGTGGATCTGTGGCTTTTTCAGAAAGCAGATACAGGTCGTTGCCTGTTGAATATCGGGGGAGTTGCCAATATCAGCCTCATTCCCCCGTCCGATTCCCATATGCCGGTCCTGGGATTTGATACGGGGCCCGGTATGGGACTTTTGGATGAGCAATATCATCAATTATATGAAGGCCCTTATGATATCGATGGTGAAAAGGCGCGGGAAGGTACGATCCACCAGGCTATACTGGATGCATGGAAAAAACACCCTTTTATCCTGAAAAAACCCCCAAAATCCACCGGGCGGGATGAATTCGGGATGGAGTGGTTGCATGAACACCGTCAGGAACTGGAACAGCTGGATGGATCCTCCCGGCTAGCAACCCTGGCAGCCCTGACGGCCGATACCATTGCCGAAAGCGTACTGAAATACCGGGATTTATACAAAATCACCGAACTCCTGGCCGGGGGAGGTGGTAGCCGGCATCCCGTAATCATGAACCGTCTGAAAGAAAAACTGCCGGGAATCCAGGTCCGATCTGTCGAAGATGCCGGTGTGGATCCCGATTCCAAAGAAGCCCTCGGTTTTGCAATCCTGGCTCTTGCCTGTATTCGTCGGATCCCGGGGAATATCCCCTCTGTAACCGGTGCACAAAAAGCCGTCGTCCTTGGAAAAATTACATCGTGA
- a CDS encoding glycosyltransferase family 2 protein produces the protein MSDKTPFALSAALIVKNEENNIRRCLESIRWIEDIVVFDSGSTDQTLEICRDFGCRIFEGKWPGFGPAKQYAVSKTCHDWVLVVDADEEVSPKLKEDILKVLENPDFDGYRIRRLSYYLGRQIRHSGWNRDETLRLFHKERGHFNDKPVHESVQIPSGRIGRIRSPLYHYTYPDINTHLRKIAHYTDLAAQLAVRHGKRSNLFCAFLKADVKFLKMYFLQAGFLDGREGLILAWVSAFGVFLKYVKISRLSRGRKV, from the coding sequence ATGTCTGACAAAACACCATTCGCCCTTTCAGCCGCCCTCATCGTCAAGAATGAGGAAAACAATATCCGGCGATGCCTGGAATCGATTCGCTGGATTGAGGATATTGTGGTGTTTGACAGCGGCAGTACGGATCAGACACTGGAAATTTGCCGTGATTTTGGATGCCGGATTTTTGAAGGGAAGTGGCCCGGATTTGGTCCGGCCAAACAATATGCCGTGTCCAAAACCTGTCACGACTGGGTCCTGGTGGTTGATGCCGATGAAGAAGTGAGTCCGAAGCTGAAAGAAGATATTCTTAAGGTTCTGGAAAATCCGGATTTCGACGGATACAGGATTCGCCGCTTATCCTACTATCTGGGCCGACAGATTCGCCATAGCGGCTGGAATCGTGACGAAACTCTTCGCCTTTTCCACAAAGAAAGGGGACATTTTAATGACAAACCGGTCCATGAATCGGTACAGATCCCCTCAGGCCGTATCGGAAGGATCCGTTCCCCGCTCTATCACTATACCTACCCTGATATCAACACCCATTTACGAAAAATTGCCCATTATACTGATCTGGCGGCTCAATTGGCTGTCCGTCATGGGAAACGGTCCAATCTTTTTTGTGCTTTTCTGAAAGCCGATGTGAAATTTCTGAAGATGTATTTTTTACAGGCCGGATTTCTGGATGGCCGGGAGGGATTGATCCTGGCATGGGTTTCAGCTTTTGGTGTGTTTCTGAAATACGTGAAAATCAGCCGGCTCAGCCGGGGTAGAAAGGTATGA
- a CDS encoding FMN-binding protein — translation MNTSVKMILVLTIISTLSGGLLSYWDAYTSKKIDEYRQQEIQQAVKEVLPHTDEEKIRETGDFTFYVGYKNGDITGVAFVAEGGGFQDIISLMVGVTPDFSTFTGLTVLSQKETPGLGTKIAYDPSREGCETWFIDQFQGKKTGNLTYVKNQKANGDSEIEAITGATISSNAVITILNENVPTAKSAFESINQ, via the coding sequence ATGAATACCTCAGTCAAAATGATACTCGTCCTGACCATCATCTCTACACTATCCGGCGGACTTCTTTCCTATTGGGATGCCTACACGTCAAAGAAAATTGACGAATACCGGCAACAGGAAATCCAACAGGCCGTAAAAGAGGTTTTGCCCCATACCGACGAAGAAAAAATCAGGGAAACTGGTGATTTTACCTTTTATGTTGGCTATAAAAACGGCGATATCACAGGTGTGGCCTTTGTCGCCGAAGGCGGTGGTTTTCAGGATATTATCTCACTCATGGTTGGGGTTACACCGGATTTCAGTACATTTACCGGTCTGACGGTTTTGAGCCAGAAGGAAACACCGGGACTGGGAACCAAAATCGCCTATGATCCCTCCCGGGAAGGATGCGAAACCTGGTTCATCGACCAGTTTCAGGGGAAAAAGACCGGCAATCTGACCTATGTAAAAAACCAGAAAGCAAATGGCGATTCGGAAATTGAAGCCATTACCGGAGCAACAATTTCTTCCAATGCAGTCATTACAATTTTAAATGAAAACGTTCCCACCGCCAAATCGGCGTTTGAATCCATCAATCAGTAG